A window from Montipora capricornis isolate CH-2021 chromosome 7, ASM3666992v2, whole genome shotgun sequence encodes these proteins:
- the LOC138058298 gene encoding serpin B6-like, whose translation MASVMVSEASNEFALDFYTLLANDTRFSSQNLFYSPSSLFVALAMTCFGAKRKTAEEMSRMLHVATFTTPVLNSDMREFLSTLNAASDNNTKLLAANKIFVEKSLEVLESFKTGTREFYDAEVGLVDFKARAEQVRVEINQWVEQKTHHKIKDLIPEGMLNADTRLTLVNAIYFKGLWLQPFVKASTFPRSFFVNKNKEIQVPMMHQDGNFKVIESSELACQILEMPYIGGQLSMVIFLPLEIDGLASLEEKFNFGNLKKSLADLDASRLEEIEVYLPKFKLEQRFDLNDLLTRMGAGDMFVPSKADFSGIAQEPLYVSKVVHKAFVEVNEEGTEAAAATGIGMMLMSLKPMFSANHPFLFFIRHVRTGAILFLGRLMEPSVEA comes from the coding sequence ATGGCTTCTGTGATGGTGTCGGAGGCGTCCAACGAATTCGCTTTAGATTTTTATACGCTCCTGGCTAATGACACCCGTTTTTCCTCTCAGAACCTATTCTATTCACCATCTAGCCTCTTTGTCGCTCTGGCGATGACATGTTTTGGGGCAAAGCGAAAAACGGCTGAAGAAATGTCGAGAATGCTCCACGTAGCTACTTTCACTACACCTGTCTTAAACAGTGATATGAGGGAGTTTCTCTCCACGCTCAACGCAGCGAGCGATAACAACACCAAACTCCTCGCTGCAAATAAGATTTTCGTAGAGAAGAGTCTTGAGGTTCTGGAAAGCTTTAAAACTGGAACTCGTGAGTTTTACGATGCAGAAGTTGGTCTGGTTGATTTCAAGGCACGCGCTGAGCAAGTCAGAGTGGAGATTAACCAATGGGTCGAACAGAAAACACaccacaagatcaaagatctGATTCCCGAAGGAATGCTAAATGCAGATACAAGGCTGACCTTGGTGAATGCAATATACTTCAAAGGTCTGTGGCTCCAACCTTTTGTCAAGGCCTCCACGTTTCCACGTTCGTTCTTCGTGAATAAGAACAAAGAAATTCAAGTTCCAATGATGCACCAAGATGGCAACTTCAAGGTCATTGAGTCCAGCGAATTAGCTTGTCAAATACTTGAAATGCCTTACATTGGAGGCCAGTTGTCTATGGTGATATTTCTTCCTTTGGAAATCGACGGCTTGGCCAGTTTGGAAGAGAAATTTAACTTTGGCAACCTTAAAAAATCACTGGCTGATCTTGATGCTTCCAGGCTTGAAGAAATTGAGGTATATCTTCCTAAATTTAAGCTAGAGCAGCGCTTTGATCTGAATGACCTCTTGACCAGAATGGGAGCAGGAGACATGTTTGTTCCTAGCAAGGCAGATTTCAGTGGTATTGCTCAAGAGCCATTGTATGTATCCAAAGTGGTTCACAAAGCCTTTGTTGAGGTCAATGAGGAAGGGACAGAAGCTGCTGCAGCTACTGGTATTGGGATGATGCTGATGAGTTTAAAACCAATGTTTAGTGCCAACCATCCTTTTCTGTTCTTCATCCGTCATGTCAGAACTGGAGCCATATTGTTTCTTGGCCGACTGATGGAACCTTCAGTTGAAGCATGA